One region of Dysidea avara chromosome 1, odDysAvar1.4, whole genome shotgun sequence genomic DNA includes:
- the LOC136253073 gene encoding protein canopy homolog 2-like yields the protein MLCAVRAVVLLAFCAAVSQADKDALCGACKMIIEELEYSIKKENPKKMIDVGSYRLDSQGKMPGSRKIKYAGSEAHVTELLEGVCNSASDYAVSTDSSTGRKDYIRLNARDGESISISNAAIGSDTTESLKNACHKIVGEYEDDIIDLFVAKTFNVKKELCEEMTDYCSSRSNRSEL from the exons ATGTTGTGTGCTGTTCGTGCGGTCGTCTTGCTTGCCTTCTGTGCGGCAGTGTCACAAGCTGATAAAGATGCTTTGTGCGGGG CTTGTAAGATGATAATTGAGGAGCTGGAGTATTCCATAAAGAAAGAGAACCCCAAGAAGATGATTGAC GTGGGCAGTTACAGGCTTGACTCACAAGGTAAAATGCCAGGAAGTAGAAAG ATCAAGTATGCAGGCAGTGAAGCTCATGTGACTGAACTGTTGGAGGGTGTGTGTAATAGTGCCTCTGATTATGCTGTGTCTACTGATAGCTCTACCG GTAGGAAGGATTACATTCGTCTCAATGCTCGTGATGGAGAGTCGATCAGCATATCCAACGCTGCCATTGGATCAGATACTACTGAGTCTCTGAAGAATGCG TGTCACAAGATAGTCGGGGAGTATGAGGATGATATTATAGACCTGTTTGTTGCTAAGACATTCAATGTTAAGAAAGAATTATGTGAAGAGATGACAG ATTACTGCTCTTCCAGGAGTAACCGCTCTGAGCTGTAG
- the LOC136253061 gene encoding G-protein coupled receptor 157-like isoform X1 — MYCQFNESCNLLQTRDEDWIKCAGLVTCVLSILGSLCIISTHLLIREMKTTIRSILAHVSVMNLTSNTANMIGLVIYYGSTSSVQEPSSGVCKLQAFFTLYGTIGSVLWTLGLAVYLYYRIVSCDANVTKWVVRVLYVVCYTLPLYVSLWLLLDKWLGYSPRSPTHKGWCTIIEEADTLFVLLGDDLWIMLSIVLVNVISMTTHVNITSQLQHTHDHNRTIQQITRSLVNTDRKMLLLPVTFTLMWVWHLLGNILYVYIGLPSHNTLRDVIIFLSVIGDNAQGCVNFVLFCVLQDKLRRILIGWLRGCAERQQHRNQRELSTSLMISSYSSGELYIHSSHNSPL; from the exons ATGTATTGCCAATTCAATGAGAGTTGTAATTTACTTCAAACCCGAGACGAAGACTGGATTAAGTGTGCAGGTTTAGTAACTTGTGTCCTCTCCATACTGGGCTCGCTATGTATCATATCCACTCACTTGTTGATCAGAGAAATGAAAACTACAATAAGATCAATACTAGCTCACGTCTCTGTGATGAACCTCACCAGTAACACTGCTAACATGATAGGATTGGTGATATATTATGGCTCCACCAGTAGTGTACAGGAGCCTTCTAGTGGTGTGTGCAAGTTACAAGCATTTTTTACACTATATGGTACTATAGGATCAGTACTGTGGACACTGGGACTggctgtgtacttgtattatagGATAGTATCATGTGATGCCAATGTCACCAAGTGGGTGGTGAGAGTGTTATATGTTGTGTGCTACACACTACCCCTGTATGTGTCATTGTGGCTGCTGTTGGACAAGTGGCTGGGGTATTCCCCTAGGAGCCCCACCCACAAAGGATGGTGCACAATAATTGAAGAAGCAGACACACTATTCGTGTTGCTTGGAGATGATTTGTGGATCATGTTGAGCATCGTATTGGTAAATGTTATATCCATGACAACCCATGTGAATATTACATCACAG CTCCAACACACTCATGATCACAACAGGACAATACAACAGATCACACGTTCACTGGTCAATACTGATAGGAAGATGTTGTTGTTACCCGTAACCTTCACACTAATGTGGGTGTGGCATCTCCTTGGTAAcatattgtatgtatacatCGGATTACCCAGTCACAATACATTGAGAGATGTGATTATATTTCTGTCA GTTATCGGTGATAATGCTCAGGGGTGTGTCAACTTTGTTCTCTTCTGTGTGCTACAAGATAAGCTACGAAGAATTCTGATTGGCTGGTTAAGGGGATGTGCAGAACGTCAACAACATAGAAATCAGAGAGAACTATCAACATCATTGATGATTAGTAGTTACAGCAGTGGAGAATTATACATTCACTCATCACACAATTCTCCattatga
- the LOC136253061 gene encoding G-protein coupled receptor 157-like isoform X2, with protein sequence MYCQFNESCNLLQTRDEDWIKCAGLVTCVLSILGSLCIISTHLLIREMKTTIRSILAHVSVMNLTSNTANMIGLVIYYGSTSSVQEPSSGVCKLQAFFTLYGTIGSVLWTLGLAVYLYYRIVSCDANVTKWVVRVLYVVCYTLPLYVSLWLLLDKWLGYSPRSPTHKGWCTIIEEADTLFVLLGDDLWIMLSIVLVNVISMTTHVNITSQLQHTHDHNRTIQQITRSLVNTDRKMLLLPVTFTLMLSVIMLRGVSTLFSSVCYKISYEEF encoded by the exons ATGTATTGCCAATTCAATGAGAGTTGTAATTTACTTCAAACCCGAGACGAAGACTGGATTAAGTGTGCAGGTTTAGTAACTTGTGTCCTCTCCATACTGGGCTCGCTATGTATCATATCCACTCACTTGTTGATCAGAGAAATGAAAACTACAATAAGATCAATACTAGCTCACGTCTCTGTGATGAACCTCACCAGTAACACTGCTAACATGATAGGATTGGTGATATATTATGGCTCCACCAGTAGTGTACAGGAGCCTTCTAGTGGTGTGTGCAAGTTACAAGCATTTTTTACACTATATGGTACTATAGGATCAGTACTGTGGACACTGGGACTggctgtgtacttgtattatagGATAGTATCATGTGATGCCAATGTCACCAAGTGGGTGGTGAGAGTGTTATATGTTGTGTGCTACACACTACCCCTGTATGTGTCATTGTGGCTGCTGTTGGACAAGTGGCTGGGGTATTCCCCTAGGAGCCCCACCCACAAAGGATGGTGCACAATAATTGAAGAAGCAGACACACTATTCGTGTTGCTTGGAGATGATTTGTGGATCATGTTGAGCATCGTATTGGTAAATGTTATATCCATGACAACCCATGTGAATATTACATCACAG CTCCAACACACTCATGATCACAACAGGACAATACAACAGATCACACGTTCACTGGTCAATACTGATAGGAAGATGTTGTTGTTACCCGTAACCTTCACACTAAT GTTATCGGTGATAATGCTCAGGGGTGTGTCAACTTTGTTCTCTTCTGTGTGCTACAAGATAAGCTACGAAGAATTCTGA
- the LOC136253046 gene encoding G-protein coupled receptor 157-like isoform X1, which translates to MDANAKWSFAYDRYTGEHSTNWRNTTTAVTPHHSVDHDVRIVSGVTCILSILGSLAIIFSYIIIKNIRSKAREILVHLSVMDLTFTSANLIGLVLPYDRYLLHEHSGYAHNTYDRVCKAQAFIAVYGTIGSVLWTLGLAVYLYYRIVSHDANVTKWVVRLLYVVCYTLPLYASLWLLLTGHLGYPKKDDASGGWCTIIVGDDATIVEKEKYDEELMLLMVNDIWMILTFVTMIPIYLIVHCYVKQQLKEYNKEYLLTSGERYATLLRADQKFLLVPAVFMVLRVWDIITSVMVLYVNVSGKHRWLTYLDAIGDSAQGFFNFLLFCVFQRKVRDYTINLICRCIGRVNLTQSGNYMKEEDDHLTASYTPSQMSNFSSDPPYN; encoded by the exons ATGGACGCAAACGCAAAGTGGAGTTTCGCGTATGATCGGTACACAGGAGAGCACAGCACAAACTGGAGAAACACGACTACTGCTGTAACACCGCATCATTCTGTGGATCATGACGTAAGGATCGTATCAGGCGTCACGTGCATTCTGTCAATTTTGGGATCACTAGCCATCATCttcagttatataattatcaAGAATATCCGCAGTAAAGCACGGGAAATACTGGTACACCTTTCTGTCATGGACTTAACCTTCACCAGTGCAAACCTAATAGGACTGGTACTCCCATATGACCGATACTTGTTACATGAACACTCTGGGTATGCACACAACACTTACGATCGTGTGTGTAAGGCACAAGCATTCATTGCAGTATATGGTACTATAGGATCAGTATTGTGGACACTGGGACTggctgtgtacttgtattatagAATAGTATCACATGATGCTAATGTCACCAAGTGGGTGGTGAGATTGTTATATGTTGTGTGCTACACACTACCCCTGTATGCGTCACTGTGGCTGCTCCTAACGGGCCACTTGGGCTACCCAAAGAAAGATGATGCCAGTGGTGGATGGTGTACAATCATTGTTGGAGATGATGCGACAATTGTTGAGAAGGAGAAATATGATGAAGAGTTGATGTTGTTAATGGTCAATGATATTTGGATGATACTGACATTTGTTACAATGATACCAATCTACCTGATTGTACATTGCTATGTTAAGCAACAG TTAAAGGAATACAACAAGGAGTACCTGCTCACATCTGGTGAGAGATATGCAACATTGTTGAGAGCAGATCAGAAGTTCCTATTGGTGCCTGCTGTGTTCATGGTGCTGCGTGTGTGGGACATCATTACCAGTGTGATGGTCCTATATGTTAATGTCAGTGGGAAACATAGATGGTTGACATACCTGGAT GCAATCGGTGACAGTGCTCAAGGATTTTTCAACTTCttgttattttgtgtgttcCAGAGGAAAGTGCGTGACTACACCATTAACCTGATCTGTAGGTGTATTGGTCGTGTGAACCTGACACAGTCAGGTAATTATATGAAGGAAGAAGATGATCACTTAACAGCTAGCTATACTCCATCTCAAATGAGTAACTTCAGCTCCGACCCTCCATATAACTGA
- the LOC136253046 gene encoding G-protein coupled receptor 157-like isoform X4 produces MDANAKWSFAYDRYTGEHSTNWRNTTTAVTPHHSVDHDVRIVSGVTCILSILGSLAIIFSYIIIKNIRSKAREILVHLSVMDLTFTSANLIGLVLPYDRYLLHEHSGYAHNTYDRVCKAQAFIAVYGTIGSVLWTLGLAVYLYYRIVSHDANVTKWVVRLLYVVCYTLPLYASLWLLLTGHLGYPKKDDASGGWCTIIVGDDATIVEKEKYDEELMLLMVNDIWMILTFVTMIPIYLIVHCYVKQQLKEYNKEYLLTSGERYATLLRADQKFLLVPAVFMVLRVWDIITSVMVLYVNVSGKHRWLTYLDHSYEGDSTPLPPYELTNGSLRQSVTVLKDFSTSCYFVCSRGKCVTTPLT; encoded by the exons ATGGACGCAAACGCAAAGTGGAGTTTCGCGTATGATCGGTACACAGGAGAGCACAGCACAAACTGGAGAAACACGACTACTGCTGTAACACCGCATCATTCTGTGGATCATGACGTAAGGATCGTATCAGGCGTCACGTGCATTCTGTCAATTTTGGGATCACTAGCCATCATCttcagttatataattatcaAGAATATCCGCAGTAAAGCACGGGAAATACTGGTACACCTTTCTGTCATGGACTTAACCTTCACCAGTGCAAACCTAATAGGACTGGTACTCCCATATGACCGATACTTGTTACATGAACACTCTGGGTATGCACACAACACTTACGATCGTGTGTGTAAGGCACAAGCATTCATTGCAGTATATGGTACTATAGGATCAGTATTGTGGACACTGGGACTggctgtgtacttgtattatagAATAGTATCACATGATGCTAATGTCACCAAGTGGGTGGTGAGATTGTTATATGTTGTGTGCTACACACTACCCCTGTATGCGTCACTGTGGCTGCTCCTAACGGGCCACTTGGGCTACCCAAAGAAAGATGATGCCAGTGGTGGATGGTGTACAATCATTGTTGGAGATGATGCGACAATTGTTGAGAAGGAGAAATATGATGAAGAGTTGATGTTGTTAATGGTCAATGATATTTGGATGATACTGACATTTGTTACAATGATACCAATCTACCTGATTGTACATTGCTATGTTAAGCAACAG TTAAAGGAATACAACAAGGAGTACCTGCTCACATCTGGTGAGAGATATGCAACATTGTTGAGAGCAGATCAGAAGTTCCTATTGGTGCCTGCTGTGTTCATGGTGCTGCGTGTGTGGGACATCATTACCAGTGTGATGGTCCTATATGTTAATGTCAGTGGGAAACATAGATGGTTGACATACCTGGAT cactcatacgaaggcgattcgacacccttaccaccctatgagttgacaaacggaagtttaag GCAATCGGTGACAGTGCTCAAGGATTTTTCAACTTCttgttattttgtgtgttcCAGAGGAAAGTGCGTGACTACACCATTAACCTGA
- the LOC136253037 gene encoding TNF receptor-associated factor 5-like has protein sequence MAVNVGCQGGYEYDFVDAPPDRVVCKICHYPCRDAHLTNCCGAHFCASCLKQTRKGSAVNKACPMCRVEKFKVFPNKQLDREIKGLKVHCSNRKTGCIWQGEINDFTKHVDDDCQFVDVECPSGCDTKLKRQCVKDHLNNDCPCYCKYCNTSGHSDWISSRHKEHCDMYPIPCPNRCELGVTRSVGIEEHRKVCPLEVVQCEYYDVGCDVKLIQKDLEHHVKSKMAEHLNLMRCNLVSTTEQLRKTEKKLITVEKDLEDTKETLGSTKLNYDKLNVRLAAAESQLTGINTKTDKLKDVNSKLQRSLLHKRYIGNIDENELPTIMASHDEMSNFFISRFSNVLIMFCLVLMVFVAQISVINNRLEENEQKVWPELLDQKSKLSTSSNQVAPVIFKISNFNRLEEDDHFRWSSHYFFAFENGYEMFLIVRFDTINEEKKMVVSLLFKKNMLQQLGYWPIRTMFTVEVLNQVYSTDHYVTLVRVENTRSCHITREDKNLLTCSVVFISTQFLKQKADEYLKNNTAYVRVSHTEGLYYYIMSLINYLVPFNVFIKFVWFAMVSFLTMECLEVFEHNFKTSRYANWMILQFLFQVIRIISVLCLYWYIYKCSIAMY, from the coding sequence ATGGCGGTGAACGTTGGTTGTCAAGGTGGGTACGAGTATGATTTTGTAGATGCCCCGCCAGATcgagtagtgtgtaaaatctgTCACTATCCTTGCCGTGATGCGCACCTCACAAATTGTTGTGGGGCGCACTTCTGTGCCTCGTGCTTAAAACAAACCAGAAAAGGATCAGCAGTGAATAAAGCTTGTCCCATGTGCCGCGTCGAGAAGTTCAAAGTATTTCCAAACAAACAACTGGACCGCGAGATCAAAGGTCTCAAGGTGCACTGTTCAAACCGAAAAACTGGCTGTATATGGCAGGGGGAGATTAATGACTTCACAAAACATGTAGATGATGACTGTCAGTTTGTAGATGTGGAGTGCCCAAGTGGATGTGACACAAAGCTGAAAAGACAATGTGTAAAGGATCATCTCAACAATGACTGTCCCTGCTACTGCAAATACTGCAACACATCAGGCCACAGTGACTGGATTTCCTCAAGACACAAAGAACATTGTGATATGTATCCCATCCCATGTCCTAACAGGTGTGAGTTAGGTGTTACCCGAAGTGTGGGAATAGAAGAGCACAGGAAAGTGTGTCCTCTTGAAGTTGTCCAGTGCGAATACTACGATGTCGGATGTGATGTCAAACTGATACAGAAGGACTTAGAACATCATGTCAAAAGTAAAATGGCAGAGCATCTAAATCTCATGAGGTGCAATTTAGTTAGTACCACTGAGCAACTAAGGAAAACGGAAAAGAAGTTAATTACAGTTGAGAAAGACCTTGAGGATACCAAAGAGACTCTAGGTAGTACGAAATTAAACTATGACAAGCTAAATGTAAGACTTGCGGCTGCTGAGTCCCAATTAACAGGTATTAATACAAAAACAGATAAATTGAAAGATGTGAATAGTAAACTTCAACGTTCATTGTTACACAAGCGGTACATTGGAAATATTGATGAAAATGAGCTACCCACAATCATGGCCAGTCATGATGAAATGTCTAATTTTTTCATTAGCAGATTTTCTAATGTATTAATAATGTTTTGTTTAGTTTTGATGGTCTTTGTTGCACAAATAAGTGTAATCAACAACAGATTGGAAGAAAATGAACAAAAAGTGTGGCCAGAGTTACTAGACCAGAAGAGTAAGCTATCAACCAGTAGTAATCAGGTTGCACCAGTTATTTTCAAGATATCTAACTTTAATAGACTAGAAGAAGATGATCATTTTAGATGGAGCAGCCATTATTTCTTTGCTTTTGAGAATGGATATGAAATGTTTTTAATTGTAAGGTTTGATACTAttaacgaagaaaaaaaaatggtaGTTTCGTTATTGTTTAAGAAAAATATGCTGCAACAATTAGGTTACTGGCCTATAAGAACAATGTTTACTGTAGAAGTGCTTAATCAGGTTTATAGTACTGATCATTATGTTACTCTAGTTCGTGTCGAGAATACTCGTAGTTGTCACATAACCAGGGAAGATAAAAACTTGTTAACTTGTTCTGTAGTTTTCATATCTACACAGTTTTTAAAGCAGAAAGCTGATGAGTATTTGAAGAACAACACTGCATATGTCAGAGTGTCTCACACTGAGGGCTTATACTATTATATTATGTCTTTAATTAACTACCTAGTGCCATTCAATGTGTTTATTAAGTTTGTGTGGTTTGCTATGGTATCTTTTTTAACGATGGAATGCCTGGAGGTATTTGAACATAATTTTAAGACATCAAGATATGCCAATTGGATGATCTTGCAGTTCTTGTTTCAAGTTATACGTATAATTTCAGTTCTCTGTTTGTACTGGTATATTTACAAATGTTCAATAGCTATGTATTAG